DNA sequence from the Candidatus Binatia bacterium genome:
TCCCATTTGCTTGGACACACAGGATACGGACGAAATCGTACGAACCGTACGGATCCTTGCCCCTGTGTTCGGCGGGATCAACCTCGAGGATATTGCCGCCCCTCGCTGCTTCGAGGTGGAGGCAAGGTTGCAGGATCTCGGCATCCCCGTGTTTCACGACGACCAACACGGCACTGCGATCGTCGTGCTGGCTGCGCTCATCAATGCGCTGAAAGTCACACGCAAGGATTTGTCGCAGTGCACGATCGTCTTTAGCGGTAGCGGTGCATCAGCAATCGCTTGTGCCAAGTTGATCCGCAGCTTTGCAGAACTCGGCGTCTTTCCAGCGCCCGGCGACGTGCTGCTGTGCGACTCGAAAGGCATTGTCCACCGCGGTCGCAGCGATTTAAACCCATACAAGCAAGAGCTGCTGGAGTGGGCCAACCGTTCGAATCGCAGTGGAAACTTGGCTGACGCCTTGCGGGGAGCGGATGTTTTCATCGGACTGTCGCAGGCAGGGTTGGTGAGCCCGGAAATGGTGCAGTCCATGAATCCCGAGCCCATTGTGTTTGCCATGGCAAACCCAGTGCCGGAGATCATGCCCGACCTTGCCCGCGCCGCTGGCGCCGTGGTCGTGGGGACAGGACGCAGCGACTTCCCCAACCAAATCAATAACGTGCTCGCTTTTCCTGGAGTCTTTCGCGGCGCGCTCGACGCCAAAGCCAAAGTCATCAACGAGGAAATG
Encoded proteins:
- a CDS encoding NAD-dependent malic enzyme; protein product: MSEDFGSQSVSLHGKLHGKVEVRSKVPLQNRLDLSLAYTPGVAQVCLEIARNPELVHELTVKHNTVAVVSDGSAILGLGNLGAAAAIPVMEGKAVLFKEFANIDAFPICLDTQDTDEIVRTVRILAPVFGGINLEDIAAPRCFEVEARLQDLGIPVFHDDQHGTAIVVLAALINALKVTRKDLSQCTIVFSGSGASAIACAKLIRSFAELGVFPAPGDVLLCDSKGIVHRGRSDLNPYKQELLEWANRSNRSGNLADALRGADVFIGLSQAGLVSPEMVQSMNPEPIVFAMANPVPEIMPDLARAAGAVVVGTGRSDFPNQINNVLAFPGVFRGALDAKAKVINEEM